A window from Bufo bufo chromosome 1, aBufBuf1.1, whole genome shotgun sequence encodes these proteins:
- the FAM3C gene encoding protein FAM3C: MRIAGAVKYVVAVAAALLTFYIISQVFEIKMDSNLGQLLARSQLDIVTHPTTKAPRYRCGISKICPEKHFPFKISSGAANVVGPKICVDDVVLMSGVKNNVGRGINTVLLNGKTGELIETKYYDLWGGDVTPFIEFLKKIPDGTIVCMATYDDGASKLNDEARKLISELGSTVINSLSFRDNWVFVGGKGIKTKSPFEQHIKNNKDTNKYEGWPEVVEIEGCIPQKQE; this comes from the exons ATGAGGATAGCAG GTGCAGTGAAGTATGTTGTGGCCGTGGCGGCAGCTTTATTGACCTTTTACATCATCTCTCAAGTATTCGAAATAAAGATGGATTCTAATTTAGGCCAACTTCTAG CCAGGTCACAGCTGGACATTGTCACACATCCCA CTACTAAGGCACCAAGATACAGATGTGGCATTTCAAAGATTTGTCCAGAGAAGCACTTTCCTTTCAAGATTTCAAGCGGAGCAGCTAATGTTGTCGGGCCCAAGATTTGTGTGGATGATGTTGT TTTGATGAGTGGCGTGAAGAACAATGTCGGACGTGGAATTAACACGGTTTTGTTGAacg gtAAAACTGGAGAATTAATTGAAACAAAGTACTACGACTTGTGGGGTGGAG ATGTAACCCCCTTCATTGAATTCCTTAAGAAGATTCCAGATGGAACAATAGTTTGTATGGCAACCTATGATGACGGAGCATCAAA ATTGAATGATGAAGCCCGAAAACTGATTTCAGAGCTTGGAAGTACAGTCATCAACTCTCTGAGCTTCAGAGACAACTGGGTCTTTGTTGGTGGAAAAGGCATAAAGACTAAAAGTCCATTTGAGCAG CATATAAAGAACAATAAAGATACAAACAAATATGAAGGGTGGCCGGAAGTGGTGGAAATAGAAGGCTGCATCCCTCAGAAGCAAGAGTGA